GCAACCTCAAAAAGGGGCGCAGCTTGGGCACTCAACCCAACCAAGGTATATCGCCCGTCTGATCGTCTCGCCGCGCTCAGGTAAGCAGGATTACCAACATCTGCCCAACTTGTAAGCGGAAAGGTCGCCACCGCCCCAAGACCCGCCAGAAAGCTGCGCCGCGAAGTCATCTAGTCACCATCCAATGAGTTAAATCCCGCAGAAACGCCCAATGCCGGTGCCAGCTCGTACGTTACAATTTCGCGTATGCGGTCGACAGATTGACGCAACACATCGACCCTAAACCGCCCTGCAGGGTCCGCAACCCCGGCAAATTCTGGATCATTTAGGTCAATTGATAATTCTAACGACCGCTCAAATGCGGCCTGCAAAGATTTTGCAATCTGCGGCTCGCCCCCTGAAAGCAACAACGCCAAATCATAAGTTGCCTCAAGAGACAGGGTCACATGGCGCAGAGATCGCTTTGACCTTCGGGCTTCGGCGCGGTTTGGGCGAGGGCGTTCAAAGCTGCCAAGCGGGCGGCCCAGACGTGCCTCAGATGTAAATTGCAGCCCCGCATGAAGCGCTTTGAAAATCTCGCGCAAAGAGTCCTCTTCTGTTTGATAAATGCTGCTTTCCGCTGGATTGCGCAAAACACTTTGATAGCTTTGCCAACCCCAATTTATCGCGGTCGCATTCCGACGTATCTCTTGGGTAAGGGCCTGTACCAAATCACAGCGATAATCCGCCGTGGCTTGTGTTTGAAACGCCGGGTCAAACAACAAAAACTCCAAGGCATAAAGCCCGCGAACTGCGATAGACAGCGTTTTAAACTCTGCCGGGTCATAAATCGCTGGATCAAGATCGCGCAGCAGCGCATTCAAACCTTTGGCGGTGAACCCTTTGGTATCCGGCCAGAATGCAATGGCAAACGCCCGATCTTCCTCTTCACTTGGACCTATGCGCAAATGACTTGCCAAAACCCATGCGTCAAAAGCTTGCGCATAAGCTGCACGCAGTTCGGGTGCGTCTGGCGCGCAATACATGGTGGCCACATCATGCAGAGTTGTGGCTTGTCTGGCCAATGTATCAAACGCAGGCAGCACATGCTGATCCAGCGCCTGTGATACGGTGTTTTCAGCGGCAAAGCTGGGCTTTGCTGCCAAAAGAATGATCCCCAATACCAGTTTTAACATCAAAGGCT
This is a stretch of genomic DNA from Cognatishimia sp. WU-CL00825. It encodes these proteins:
- a CDS encoding imelysin family protein, encoding MLKLVLGIILLAAKPSFAAENTVSQALDQHVLPAFDTLARQATTLHDVATMYCAPDAPELRAAYAQAFDAWVLASHLRIGPSEEEDRAFAIAFWPDTKGFTAKGLNALLRDLDPAIYDPAEFKTLSIAVRGLYALEFLLFDPAFQTQATADYRCDLVQALTQEIRRNATAINWGWQSYQSVLRNPAESSIYQTEEDSLREIFKALHAGLQFTSEARLGRPLGSFERPRPNRAEARRSKRSLRHVTLSLEATYDLALLLSGGEPQIAKSLQAAFERSLELSIDLNDPEFAGVADPAGRFRVDVLRQSVDRIREIVTYELAPALGVSAGFNSLDGD